The DNA sequence GCTATTGTAAATGCAATTATTGTCTTAATTTCCTTTGCTGGTACACAGAAACACagctgattttgtgtgtgtgtgtgtgttgatcttATCCTCCGTAGCTTTGCTGAAattgtttattagctctagcagCTTTCTCATCAGCGCTGATCATAACTCCAGCAACCATAATCAGAAATGTTGTAATCCCCAAAGGTCAAATTCCCTGAAATCCCAAATCTCTAAAGATCAAAATCCCTCAAATCACAATCCTGAAAAATTAAAATCCTAAATGTTGTAACCCTGAGAACTAAAATCTCCAAATTCCAAATTTCCTTTGAAGAAAAGCCTACATAGGAGGGACAGAAAACTGAATTCTTGGGAAGGCATTAGTGTGTTTTTTGTTGTATGCAGTATAGTTGCCAATTTATTCCATTATGTAACACTTCCCATTCACACATAATGTCATGTTTGTCTTCAAGAAACTGTCAGAGCATGAGAAGGATTTGAGGAGTTCAGTGACCTTCTGACAGATGCTTGCTGATTCAGAAGTTTCTCCAgggttacaaaacacattatatgGTAAGTTATTCTCGGTTAGGACTTCTTATATTTACCACTAAATCTGACAGAAAAACTAGTGCATGCTTTACTTTGGCTAATGAGCAACATTTTAAAATGGTCTTTAATAGTTCTTTATTGTTGATGTTTTTATCAAATATATAGGGTTTTTAGGCCAAAGAGTTCTGGGTTCAAATCGAACTTTGCTTACTGTGTAGTCTTATGCAAGTTACTTTCATTGAAACTTGGTGTTTTCATATGTCAGATAAAGATTATAATACCTACTTTGCAGAATGCTAAGTTTTAAGAGTAGCATAGGCTTGGAATATAGTGAGTGCTTAATAAATGGTACCAAGTATTTCTGTTATGCATCATATTGGGTTTGTGTTTGTTGAAAAGCCAAAAATTGCTGCTAACTTAAAAATCTGATAAATCTGAGTTCTGTTTCTCTTATTATGCCATGTAATGCAAAAGACACCATTACTGTTAGGATCTGAGCATCTTTTTAAACTTAGCTGGGGGGCTGAAGGCAAACTAGAACAGATAGGTTTAGAGATACAATTTGACTCTGTTCCtgggaaatctttattgcaataggAAAGACTCCTTTAATACCATGGAAACTAACCTcccttagaagagtgaaagtaaaaATGATTGATAAGATATTGTCATTAGAAAGATCTAGAATACCTTAAGGTTAAGTGCATTTCTTCCATGCACTTGGCAAGTTACTACAGCCAGGTTGGCCATCGCTATTATTGTTTCAGAATGTGTTGTCTCAATAGTCTTAAAACCGTCACCGTGTAAAACGTAGTCTGATtctgtttttttatatttagagccACCTAAATtaacaaatcaaaataaaaaatgaaatttatttgttttatgtaatttttaaaatttatatatgacagattaatgcattacaattttattgtatatatacagcacaatttttcatatctctggttgtatacatagtatattcacaccaatttgtgtcttcatacatgtactttggatagtaatgatcatcaaatTCAAGTGTTATTGTTTAAGAGTGAAAGCTGAAGGGTGTTTATGCTATAAGATTGAGTCACCATGGGAAAAGTTATACACCTCTTCTGGAAGAAATGCCCCCTATCCTTCTTCTACCCAATCTTAGTTGATTCCTATTTGTCACCTGAGTACCGTTTTGTTCAAGGTCATTGtagtgtcatgtgtaactaattaaaacaaataaaaaaagtgaaTAGCACAATTGTTTTTCAAACCAAATGATAAGCTCACAGATTTTTACCTGGATAAGTTAGGTTCCATTAACCTCTGTATTTTTGTactatatgtaaaatatttggaaaaattttacTACAAATCACAGGAAACAACCTTTTGGTCCACAAAATTAAAAGACAACACAACTCAGATATCACCTTCCAAGCGGCATCTCACTTTCCCCCTAACATCACCTGGATGTATGATTCGAATGCTGTACATAACTTAACTCTTTTCTCAGATTGTAGACTTCACATAGGAAAGGAAAGAAGACAAAAAACAACCCAGGAGTAGCTGAGCAAAGACCACttatatttaaatttactttatcaTGAGCATTCTGGAGGTCACCTTCCATCAAAAACGGTCTACAAAAATATACACCAAAGTGCAgccaaaaaatattttgaaattttaaaaaacttattttagggcttgggttgtggattggtggtagagtgctagcctagtacgagtgaggcactgggttcaatcctcatcaccacataaaacaaacaaataaataaataaataaataaataaataaatgtcattgtttcatctacaactaaagaaaaatatttttaaagcccaTATTTTATATTCACAGACATTTCTTGCAGTATTATTTGCAGAAATATATTTTACAACTTCAATTTTTCTATGCTATTGTTTCAGGGAGAGGAAATAAAGCATCCTAGAAGAACTACAAAAAAATTCTGTTTTTGACCTCTAAAATGAAAACTTTATGCCCATTTTAGATCAATAGATATGAAAGTTAACACCAGAATAAAGAAGGATGCATATATGAAATAGTGATACCTTGTCTAGTGAGGGGAAATGGAGCAAGAAGAAAAGGATTGTGTATTAAGACCTAAGTCTGTGACCTGATCCCTAATCATACATCCTCAGTATCTAAACCCAAGCATCTGGTTTTTGAGTGGAAAAGAGAAAGGGGTTAGAAAGTCTCTAATAGATCTCTGAAGTACCTGAGGATCCTTAAACTTTCCAAGGAGGGAAAATCAGAGTGGAAGAAGCTCAATAATGCAGGAATGGCGGCATGACTTGCCTGGGCTCATGATGTGGAAGAGACCCACAGTTCCTTTACATCACAGTGATACACAAAGACTGGGAAGAAAGGGAGGGCTTGGGAAGTCCTGTGGTGGAGTATTCTACTGTGTATTTTCTCCTACTAAATGCAGCTATTGAAATATtaatttgttatattattttgcctactttaaaatttcatttgactcttacttttttaaaacaaaaatttcagTCCTCTGGTGAAATTCTCCAACCTTTTTTCCCCCTCCTACATAGTAACCAATTGTTTTAAAATTCCAGTTTGAAACTGCAATATATGAATCAGCTATGCAGCTGCTTCTATTGCCTTGTTTCTTTCTATTGGTTTTCagacattttaactttttttaaaaagaatgtttgtgatttttttaagCAATGCTAGACTTTGTGGAGGAATGATTTTAAGGGGTCTGGATAATTCTGTCTCTAACAAGTATCAGGTTTTCTTCATTAGGCAGAAAGTATCACTTTGATTTATCAAGGAttggttttgaattttttaaaaaaactctatagtgtatttttgttttgtccTTTCTCCTAGAACTTCATCCTCAGTCCTACGTCGTAGGTCCTATGTCATAGATCTTCTGCATCTTCAATCAGAAGCCCAGTGAGTTATTAAAAGCCCTACACATGGCCAGAGCTTGAACTCCATTAATTGTTTCTTATGCAACTGCAAAAATCTCTTGGCTTTTCAGCTGATGTTCTCTGCTGTGTTTCTCAATCCTGTCCTGCAGATTCACAGCTTCAAAATCAGCCAATGCCCCCAAGGGAATCTGtgtatagaatttttttaaaaattcatttcccTTCACTTTTCTCCTTTCCAAGATTTCGCTTCTCAAGTCCCAGCGACACTGGCCACTCTGAAGTCTGACTTCTATCTCCTCAACCCATGAAAACTACCACTTTCTACCTATATGTATTCCCCATACCACAAATGCCCATAGGTCCAGCTAACTCAAGGGCTGCCCTTCTAGAGATTGTAGTGGCTCAGGTTGAGTCTGCATTGGTTGCTTTCCAGTGCCTTTAATGACTATTTTAAGTATATTTGGCAGCTTTAATAGTTGATTTTGGCTGGAAAGTTTGTCCAATAGAAGCTACCCAATTATGACAGAACTGGAAGTCATCAGGTTATTTAAAATCTGTGCCAGATAATTCTCATACTTAATACTTTTAGGAGTTTGTTTCTACTACTTTCTCTCCCTGCTAGTCCTTAACCATTTTGACTTTCTCCTTTTTTGCCTGATAATTCTAAATCATATGCCCTGTACTATTTTTGTGAGATTGTTGGTAGAGATAAATGCAAAGTCTAGAACGGTATAATCTTTGTTTAAGGAGAATTTTCAATTTGTCTCTGCTAGACCAAAGCACTAGCAGaactgcacacacacatacacaaacacacaaaatcaCCAATACTTTTATAGAAAGATAATCTTATATACAATTTCCAAAAGAATGATAATAGGCTTAGCATTTACCTTCAGGTAGCCTCAGAACACTTTCTCTCTTTTCATTTTCTGATGCAAGactttctagaaaaaaaagtGGGAGAGCTTTTGGATACTTGTGAAAATTCACTTGAGGATGTTTTGGCTTCATTATAATTGTTAATTTAATGAACTGGTATTATCCATTGGAATGCATCCATGAAGCTATCCAATGGCACTGGTGTCCTATCTTTGGAAAACTAGATCACCTTCTAAATCATTGCTCACTTGtcctttacattatttcttttcttttttcttttttcttttttttttgatcctttgAATTTCCTTACTGGTCTCCATCATTACCATTGGAGGAACTACCCCTTTTGGGCTTGGTAGATCTGCAAGGTAAAGATTTCTGTTCTTGCCCTCTGGCTCAGGTGTTAAATGTAAACACAAAAAGTGATTCAATTTGTCCACTCTGAACACCCAGGGGAGGGGCACCCTTTATGTTTCCTTTCTCCTCTTTGCTCCAATTGGTCCCCATTACTTGATACCATGTTCTGATTATATTTACCTATTATAGACTGTGGATGAGGTTTTCTTGGTAAAATCGGTGTTGGTAGGACAATGTTTCTTGGAAACTGAGTAATCCCTAGTAGCACTTTACTAATGGTTACtaccttgtgtgaggcactgactaGACGACTTGGCAATACTGCACTTTTGGAAGAGTCACGCTTTCGTTTATTAACTAACAAAGAACCGTCTGATTGAGGGAACTTTGAAGAAACAACCAAAATGTCTTCTAATTTTTTATCAGTAATAATATTTTCTACTTTGGGTAGTTTAGTTGTGGACTTTTCTgaacttcttttcatttttcttatatttttcttgaAAAATTGAGTTGAAACTAAAGCATAACTTGGAATAAACATGGATCTGACATTTCTAGATTTTGTGGATGTTGAAATTGCAGTCACTGCTTCTGTTACATTTTGATCCAAAGAGTCAGCTTGGATATTGATAGGACCTTGTGCTTGTTCTTCTGAAGATACATCAAGTAAAGCAGGTTTTTTTGGAACTGGAGTGGTTTCATCTTGAGTGAACTTTCCAGAGAGTGTCTCAATTTCACCAGTCTTGGCTatacaagagggaaaaaaaagagcaaagttGAATGGCTTTTATTAAGATGTCAGAGAAAAAACTATAATGTCATAgcattcacatttttttctttaccaCTCACCCTTCTCTCCCTAAAAACATTTCCTTTTATGTTTGCTTAGCCACCAAGACTTTTGTCAAGCTGATGGGGATAAAGTTTGAGAAATTTTAAACAACTAAAGAAGTTAATAGGCTAAATTGTATTAAATTTAGAAAGGGTAGGAAGATATGCTTGGAAGAACAGAACTGATGGGAAAAGACTAAGATAAAAGGccaactccactgctctgggcccatggCTATAATTCCAagcacatcatggaggaagggcacagcagaagaaaactgctcagctcaggagggctcaggaagcagagagaggtaaGGGGCTGTAGGAAGAGGCATACctgcagtgacccacctcctctagccacgccCAACCTGCTTATACTAACCAACCAGTGAGTCCCTTCAAACGAGGatagactgattaggttacagctcttgtAATCATCTGACTTCTGACCGCTCTccctgcattaacaggagcttttgggtGACTGCTCACATGCAACCATGACACACAGCTCCCATCCCTCCTTCTTCACATTTAACACAGACAATCAGTCTGACCTCAGGGCTTTATTCAAATGATGTGTCAACTGTAGAGTTTCTAATTCCCAAATTCTAATGTTACCCCCCACCTTAAGGGGGCACACTCTCTTTCCATCTCCACCATAAGAATCACTTAAAAGGTGAGCTTTTGTTCTGACGGATTTCTATTCTatccatatctggaattaaagtgaaaaaaaaattaaaaactgaacatgaaattaagtTCTGCTGTTTCAGAATAGAAAGATAAGTTTTGTTGACCAAATTACTTACTAAAGCCATGCATTACTTTAGTTGGTATTGAGACCAGAATTCAAATCCCTAGACTCCCACTGTAGAGCAAAATTTTGCACTGTTCACTGTTGATGCAAACAGGAAATAATTATGGGCCAACTGAGAGTATTACAAATAACATCTTAAAATTAGGCAGTAATTTTATAAAGTGCTTTTATATAGGCATTTGAAACTTGATCTctaaaaactgatttttaaaaatcccaagAATAGGTTTTCCCTTCTCATTTTCTCTGCCGCCCTCCTAGTCTACAATGGCTTAACTTTTCCCTTGGTTTCCTGATACTGCCTGACAACGTTTTCACTAAGTTACCAGAATCTTCACTGTGATAACTGAGATATAAGAATCTATGTAGTTCTCATGGTGGTGCATGGCTATAATTCCAAGGATTcaggaggcaggagaattgcaagttcaaagccagacttggCAACTTAGGCCCAAGGCAACTTActgagcaagaacctgtctcaaaataaaaaataagaaaggctaaggatgtggctaggggttaagtgccctgggttcaatctgatgaaaggaggagaggaagagaaagagggaaagggcaaagaaggaagaagaagaaggagaaggaggctgggaggatgaggaggagggggagaagaagaggaaggagaaggaggaggaggaggaggaggggagtagaggaggagggggagaaagagaaagagggaaggaggagaaggaggaggaagaggaaaaagaaggaggaggaaaaggaggagggggagaaggaagaagaaggagagggaggaggaaaaggaggaagaaggggaggaggaagagaaagagaaggaggaggaaaaggaggaggaagaggaggcggggagaaggaagaggaaagagGAGAAGAAGAATCCATGTGATGTGGATTCATAGATTCACTTCAAGCTTACTGTGTCATGACATTTTCCAATGAGAACCCTAGTTATGATAATTACTACTGATAACCACAAATGTCATGCTGCTCATTAATAACTTCATTCTTAGGTTAATCACACTGCAGGGAATACCTTCTCTTACTAACCAATTTACACAGTTTTCTTCTTTCAAAGTTGACCTTATATAATCATCTTTGTTGATTACAGCTTGACTTATTGTTCTCATTAATTCATTGAGGACATATTAACACCTATGGTATGTGCCACTTGTACACACTGTACCGGGGGTACAACAGCACAAACCTTACTATCAGCAAAGATCTCAAAAATTAGTATAGAAACCAAGCAGGTAaacagtggaaatggaaaatgatAAGTAGTTGGTAGGAATTAAGTAAAGGCTACTGTGAAGAAGAGGGGAAAGGCAGTCTTACTGGATAAAAAGAGAAGAGATGCTTCAAGAAATTCTTCCAAACAAGATGATGTCTGACTTCTCAATTCCATACttccctgtttgttttttttttgacaaatctCACCATGATCATTTCTGATTTTGTTCTAGTATATTAAATTTCTACTATTCAAGCACTTTTTCTCTATCATCAAAAATTGCCAAGGCCTCCTCTATAATTAAACATATTCCATACCAGTTTAATTCTTCAAGTCTTATTTCAAGCTGTGTACTAATCatagtgctctctctctctctctattgagaattgaactcaagggtatttagtactgagcaacatccccagccctttttattcttttgttttgagacaaggtcttctaagcTGCTGAATCTGGGTTGGAACTTAAAATCctattgcctcagcctctcacaaataaaagtatattaaatattgttatggtttggatatgtggtgtccccaaaagcctcaagtgtgagacaatgaaaaatgttaaatagtgaaatgattagatttttAAAGTTGTAACCTAACCAGTGGACTAATCCACCGGTACGaattaattgggtggtaactgtggaCAGGTAAAATGTAAGTGGAAAAGGTAGGTCCCTTGGGGCATGACTTTTGGTTTATTTTGTCCATGGTGAGATAAGCTCTCTGGTTCCTGGTtgtcatgttctgagctgctttcctctgccgtgGCCTTCTGTCataattctgcctcacctcaggcccatagCTATGGAGTTCACcaaccatggtctgaacctctgaaactgtgaaccagaataaacttttcttccttcccattgttcttgtcaggtctgttggtcacagggatgaaaaagcagactaaaacaaacatttattaaTATATATCATTAATTCATTACCATTGAACATACAGCCAATAGTGCTGTACATGAAGGAAGAAGCTTACCTAACACGTGGATTGTTTTCTGTAAGGCACATCCCAGCTTCCTTGTGCTTAGGAACATTAGATTGCACTTACGCACTTAGGGTCATTTTTAAACAATGAAATTACCAACAAAAAGCCCCAAAATTCAAGAAGTTTAGCACTAAATAGACTAGGAAAGGGGCACTTATTTACACAATAGGAGCAGAAACTAGAAGGCAGTGGTAGCCTCTTCCATTTCAGGGGGGAGCACTGTGTGAGGCACAGCTCATGTTTTCACCGATCCACAAATGGCTGTGAAGGAGCTAGATTATACAAATAAATCTTACCAATGAGTAAGTCCATATTTACCAAATTCACAAATAAGGAACAATGTCTACACCTGTAGAACTAATATCTGGTTGTTATCATCTTACAATGAACACCTATAAGTTATGATTATTATTGTCCTTAACTATTATGATTCTGAGCTATGCAAGGCAGAGAAATTCTATGAAAAATACATAAAGTTTAATACACATATCTGATTCATACACGTACCTGTATGGGTTTTCTTTGCATATAAAGGCAGCTTAGGGTGTTTAGGAGGTAAAGGTCTTCGAAGAAGTTGTGGGTATTGTTGCATTTTAGTGATTAATAAACTCTGTTTTTTCATAACTATTGGTTAAGGGAGAATTGAAAAGTTTTTAAGCATGTTGCTGAAAAGCAATTTATTAGAATTTAAATTACATCTTAAGGAAACTCACTCTGTGATAATAGTATACTGAATCCAAGCAGAATTTCTTTATAAGAAAATGagattaagaaaataatttttaaaacttctactttaaaaatttagatttataattaattaatgcacaatttaaaaatacacatacaaTTGTTAATCAATATCAACCTGAAATTTCCCAAGTTAGGACAAAATTCAATCTACCAATACTCTTTCAGCCAGTAAATGATTTTTCGGAACTGTAGAAATGACTTTTATTTCACTACAAAATGTTATCACTATATGTGGAAGATCCTTTCAATATACAAACCTCTGAAGACCCATCACATCTAACATTGACAAAttcattgttttctttctctAACAATGGCTTGTTTAAATTCGATCACTACAGTTGGGTCATAACCATGTAGTCCAAAGATAACATGGGCTTTCCCAGGATTGCTGGTAAACCCGATTAGTACTCTTTGGAAATGATGGGAAAAGATTCACACCTCTCCTACCCCAGAAAACGTGTGTTTAGTTTGCAGGGCAATATCAAGAAGGCCTGGCACACCACTATTTCGTTGACAGCCTAGAAGGGAACCTGCAGCTGCGCAATTGGGCTATTCACCCATAAAAGATAATTCTGCACACAAGCGCTCAAGGTTTGCTCCCTGGCGGTATGTCCTACTTGATGCTGGAAAATTTCCCTGGTAGTATCCTAAGAGATTCCGGGAAGAGCTGAATTCCAACACCACTCATCTGCTTCTCAAATCAACTGACTTTTGGGCTTCCGTCTCCTTTTCCTGGGTCTCTAGCCAGTCAGGTAAAAGTATAGTGAGGTCGCCCGTCTTTCCATAGGATGCTGTTCCCAAACAAGCATCCAGACTCCAGCAAGATGTGTCCAGAGGCCACCGAAACCAACCACTCAGCAACTAGCGGCCACCTGAGACGGGTAGAGCCCGCCCCGCCCGATGGATGCGCAGGCGCTGGAGGGCAGGGCGGGCAGGAGTGGTGACTGGGCAGGGCGGAGAGCGGGCGGGGCGATCGCGACGCCCGCAGAACCCCGCGAAGGCGGCCCCGCCCATGGCGCAGCGCGCGGTGCCCCCTTGCGCCACTCGGGTGCGGTGTGGGATAGCTGGGGAGGCAGCGGGCGGTTGGGCAAGAGGAGAAGCCACTCCACGTGCAGCTGCTGTACGGAACGCCGTGGTGACAATTGTTATTACTTTTCTTATTCTTAATGACAATGACTTACTTTTCTCTGACCCGAAGCTTAACTTGGGTGTCTAGAGTCTGGGCTGGTATTCTTTAATGATGCGCTTTTGCGCAGCGGGGTCCCCTTGCTTATTTGGCAGTGCCCCTGAAAAGCAAACATTCTGCTTTCCCCTGATGCAACCTGTTTTGTCGTTCTGATCCTTTAAACTTCCTGGTTGAGGAGGAGCTGTGTAGGAATAGGAGCATTAGGGAGGAATTCCAGCGGGCTTTAAAAAAGAGACCCTTTTCTGTCTCAGTCGTTCGTTCTGATTATTGTAACTTGTCTCTTATTCAGTCATGGTGTTGATGAACCTATATGTGCAGCGGCAGATGCATCGTGTGTTTGCATGTTGTTTCTCTGAAGCTTTGGGGGAGAAAGCACCAGAAAGAAATCACTATGTAGATGGGGAAATCACAGCTCAGAAAGTGAAGTAGATGGAGTTTCCTTCCAGGATGTTTGTTAGGTACAGGGGCAGGAACCTTAGTAATGGATTTTGGAAAATGAGACACTTTCGTATAAGCTTTGGGactctttaaaaatttattccctAATCAAATCTTCCTTAGTCTCTTTAGGAGTAAGCCTATATTTTAACACAATGAAAAAAGTAGAAACTGACTCTGGGAAACATTATGCAAATTATTTCCTTTAGAGTCTTAGCATGTGATTTCTTTTCCTTATAAAATTATTTGTCCCAGATTAGATG is a window from the Callospermophilus lateralis isolate mCalLat2 chromosome 12, mCalLat2.hap1, whole genome shotgun sequence genome containing:
- the LOC143411440 gene encoding leucine-rich repeat-containing protein 63-like — encoded protein: MGGAAFAGFCGRRDRPARSPPCPVTTPARPALQRLRIHRAGRALPVSVMKKQSLLITKMQQYPQLLRRPLPPKHPKLPLYAKKTHTAKTGEIETLSGKFTQDETTPVPKKPALLDVSSEEQAQGPINIQADSLDQNVTEAVTAISTSTKSRNVRSMFIPSYALVSTQFFKKNIRKMKRSSEKSTTKLPKVENIITDKKLEDILVVSSKFPQSDGSLLVNKRKRDSSKSAVLPSRLVSASHKVVTISGSKYKKTESDYVLHGDGFKTIETTHSETIIAMANLAVVTCQVHGRNALNLKGFFLLYCPDFSPLASQLIYLNLSFNDFREFPVEILCLKNLQILKMRNNPIKEIPSEIQYLKFLRIFSIAFNYIHVLPYGLFSLAHLEELDISYNEITSIPNDIQKLRSLDKLIIDGNYLFFLPPGILKLNLTKIQLENTFTHRSLWVENCFNSPQQLTHMCALFIVKNDLLGSYDKIPLKVQKLLMCTSRCEWCLGPKFGEGFRIIQSYNIFGATELPVMFHVCSLSCYRKIKESGFACEGSDRSVFSDEFSV